Below is a genomic region from Perognathus longimembris pacificus isolate PPM17 chromosome 24, ASM2315922v1, whole genome shotgun sequence.
AGGTACACACTTTAATattgtcaaaaggaaaaaaagggggctAGCAATGTGTAGCATATACTTAAGTAAATAATAGAGCAGCCTTTGACTGTTTATCACCACAGCTGCAGTAAGCATTAGGATTAAGGTAGTCAAATGGATTAACTTAGTTTTTCACCAGTGAAAGGATACAATAGtaatagctttttcttttctgccttttctatCACCTGTCATCATCTCCCTGGTCCGCCCCTGCCCAAAATCCACCAGGAAAGAAGGTGGAAAGTTTGGCTTTGCAGAATCTATAGCAAATGAAAGGATCACAGCTTTCAAAATGGAACAGGCCCCCGTCGATACCTCTGCAGTGGAAGAGAAGGCCGAGGACATCATTGCTGAGGCCGAGCCGCCTCCACAAGTGTATCTTTACTGGGTatctttactctctctctctctctctctctctctctctctctctctctctctctctctctctctctcttcccaccccctcttcccttcttccctccctccccttcccgcaTGAACTGACATTGGTTTCCTGGAGATAAACTACAGTGGTGCCGCACTAAGTTGATGGTTTAACGTGCAGCTTCTTGAGCTTCACTTAGCTCTAAAACCCAGACATTTCTGCGAGAActagttcaggggctgggatggAGTTCAGCGTTGGCGCACTGTCCCAGCGGCCACCAGAATAAGACCCACTTATATAACATTTTACTTTCCTTTGAAAATACgtactttaatatttaaacatatatttaagtgtattttaatgtttttatgttaaatatttaaGATTCATATTTTAATATCTACATTTAATATTGAAATTTGTACTTCTAGTACTGTTCACATTTGACACTATTACAGTACTCTTGAAATTTGCTAAGTTTCTTACTAAAATGTCAGAAGCCTGATTGTTTTCTCACCATGATGCTGTCCATAATCGTGCCTGTTAAGATTTTATCCTTCTTCATTATTCCGTCATGGCTGTATCTATCGTGGCTTTTGCTGTTCGGTTTTCTTAACCTGCTCAGTGTTTCTAACCCTGTGCTATGGACCCCTGGCACGGCCCAGATTGGAGAGGGAATAGAAAACTCCTGGGGTGCTCCTGAGGACTCCGAGGACGATGATGAGGACGGTGCTGGCAGCGGCGAGGCTGTCGTTCTGGATGACGTAAAAATGGACACTGCAGGAGACATGGCTGGTATCGGAGGCCAAGGTAGGTGGTGCTTCCGGCCTCTGCCATCTGTACCATTAATGTCTATCATCCATAGCACCTTCTCTAAGAGGTGTTACAGGTAGTTAGTTAGGTAAAATAGTAAGCACTATAAGACATCTATCTTCTAGGTAAATACCTACTTATACAGAGACTATAGATTAGCTACTCACGTGTTTTGCAAGGTAATATTTAATGATTTAAATTTCAgccgggcaccaatggctcatgtctataatcctagctacttaggaagctgagctctgaggatttgggtttgaaggcaacccaggcgggaaaatccatgagccaccaaaaaaagctggaagtggagctgtgactcacgtggtagagtgcaaatcttgagcccaaaagccagggatggcacccagtcaccaagttcaaggcccaggactggcactggggggggggggggaagtatgtgtgtgtgtgtgtgcatgtgtgtgttatatATGTTAACACCAGTTCTaagagaatctgatttttgttaaGTAACTATGTACTCGGGTGTGCAAATGACAGTAACACTTGCTTCACATGTGAATGTGAGCTACTTTTAGGGAGATATTTTCCTGAAGGTCTCCCATAAACTTCTACCTAGGGTTATTTTCACTTTGTGCTGGCCCAGGGCTTAAActtgagctttttggttcaaggctatcattctccCATTGgaaccccagctccacttgtagctttttgataattttttggAGATGTCTCacggatttccctgcctgggctggctttggcctGCTATCCTGAATAAGTAgagtaacaggtgtgagccactggcacccagctcacatttttatttatagttgTTGTTCAGGAGATGGGCAACCACGAAGGACTTCTCAATGAAAGTACAAATGGATTAACATTTTCTCTGCTCAACCCTGGCAGAAATAaaccacaaagacaaaaaaaaaagacaaagatggcATCTTTCCGCTGCATTATTGAGCAGCATTCAAGTATTTGCACTGGCAAGGGTGTGAACAAGGTTCTTCttcaccagtgtgtgtgtgtgcgcgtgcgtgcgtgtgtgccattcctgggcactggccctgagggatttgctcaaggccagcactaccatttgagccacagctccacttctggtgttttttggtagtttcatgggctttcttgcccagcctggctttgaaccatgacccccagagctcagcctgctgagtagctagctacaggcatgggccactgtgcCGAGCTTCACGACTTTTTGAAGTGTACATTAGATTATTTCTGGAAGGATTTGGCAAGTGGCTTTTCTAACTGGCCTCACTAACCCTTCCCTGCTGGGATTCCAGGTTTGCCTTGCTGTGCCCAGCCCTTCCAACTGTGCCAGTGGTTTTCCAGTGTTTTTAACAAAACGTACAAAGTCCTAAGGTGTGGACTGCCTTCCTTCCTAGGCTGTTCAAATAATTCATTGGCATATTGACTTAAAATGACTTTCCAGACTGTTTCTGCAAAGCAGGCTGGTGCCACCAAGCCCATCCACTCCCAAGGCGGAGGAGACTGGGCAGTCACAGTCAGGTGCAGTGTGCATGCGCTGCCGGGCCCCAGCAAAAATCACAAGCCCCTACCTGAGACAGCATCAAGTGCAGCACACTGTGGCTCACTTGGCAGAGCACCCAGTGAGGCCTGACTTCAGAAAGATGCTGTGTAAACGTCCTCTGCGCCCTGACTGTGGCCCACACTCCCAGGGGCGCTGAGCGTGTAAGCAAGCTGGACAACCGTGCCTCATACCTGCAgcccagctactgaggaagctgagagctgagccaGGGTAGTGAAGCCTGTGAGACTCgacttatatacacatacacacaaagctagaagtggagctgtggctcagggtggaatgctagccttgagcacaaaaggttcAAGCCTGGGTGTGGCACACACACTTACTGAAGAAGTGTCTATAAGAGAGCTGTCTCGGAACACTGGCTCCGAGCGTGCGTGTCCAGCAGATGGTAGCCTGATTCTTAGTGTGGAAATGGGAGTTTAGGGCCTCAGAGAAACGTGAACACTGCTGTTTACTTCCAGATGCCCCTATCGTCCTCTCCGATagtgaagaggaggaaaagatcaTTTTAGAACCAGACAAGAACCCAAAGAAAACAAGGTAAGGGACCTGTGCCATGTGTTGTGTGTGCGCACTGGCCCTTCTGGAAGCCTGCCCTGCACACGTCCACCCCGTTGCTAATTCTGTACAGTGGGACACTTCCCACCACTGCTGTTTCATTCTCACAGCTGGGAAACCCAGAAAGGCTTCTTTCCTGTGATCCAGAATTCAACAAGGACACTTAGTGAGCTGTTAATTTACTTTATTCACAGAACTCAGACCGTCAGTGCAAAACAAGAGAAAGCACCAAGTAAAACTCCagtaaggaagaggaaaaagaagagagctgCTAATTAGAGTTAACATGatttaatgtatgtatatatatatatatatataactattaaAAGGATATTTATCCCATGCTAACAATCTTGGGTATTTTGTATTCAAAACTCCTCTAGGAAACCTAGCAAGTTTTTTCTTAACATGGTTTCAGATGAACATTTCTAGAGAACCTGGTCTAACTCACAAAAGCCTCTCATCTGAATAAGTTATTTAATAAGCTGCCACACTACATGCAAAGAGCGGAAAGAGTGAAGAGACAGCGAGGAGACTTAGACCAGGGCCGAGGCCAGGCGTGCTTTCCCATGTTGAGCTTAGACTGTGCGCAGGGCAGCAAATCAGCCCCGTTGCTTAGAATAAAGAATGTCAGCTTTCCAGAGAGCACAGAGCTCTTCCTACTGTTTACAATAAACCTAAGCTGAGTGATGGTAACCTTGACTACTTCCAAATCAATTTATTCTTCTATTGACAGCTGGCATCAATATTTTACTAAAACCACTTAAAATTAGCTAATTGTCTAAGGTAGACCCATGTACAAAAAGATATACAAattaaaaccattaaaaaagaTAGATACCATAATTTGTCCTTGGCCAAAACTTATGTTcagaaatgattgtgaaataaaaacccaggatGAAAACTGTacaccacacacacgcgcgcTCAGAATGATTGGCACGGGGAGGCCGGCAGGGTGGGTGGTCCTCCTGTCCTTCAGTTACAGACTCAGCGTCTCTGGCGGGTTGAGGAGAGAGACTCCATGGTACCTGAGGGTGCAAAGGAAATGTGCAACGTTGGGGTGTTTGGTCCTCACACAAGTGCCTCCTACCACAAgtcagggggtgggggcaggcgcTCTGCTTGGGGCGCCCCTCGTGGGGACACAGACatggcccccccagcccccttacTTGGCGCTGCGGTACTTCTCGCGGATGGACTGCTGCGCGTGCTGCGGCGCGCGGAGGTAGGTCTGGTGCAGGTCCAGGAGGCACGGCCGCAGGCTCTCCAGGGTGTAGCCCGTCTTCCTCACCAGGGACTCAGGCTGTACAGGGAAGCGGGGTGAGAGTCAGCGTGGTCTGTGTGCCCCTCAGCTGACCCCGCCATTCCCCGGGCCGCCATCACTAGTGCCCATGCCTGGCACTGTGCCTCCTGCACCTGGTTCAGTCAGAGCAGCCGTGCAAGTGAGAACTTGGATACGAACCCAGCTCTGCCCCGTGAGGGTGTAGAGTGCTAAGTGGAAGGCGGCCCCCGCGATCATTGATGGCAGGTACTTCAAGTACGGGTCAGCATCTATCAGACACAATTCTCCCAAAAACTGGAATGGAAAACGGTTAGAGTTCAATGCTGTGCCTGCCACCCCAAGGGCGTCCACTGTCTCAGCACCTTGCTTCCTTGCTGCCCTTGGCATCATGGAAACCCGAACCAGTGCTCTAGACCTGGGTGGATGAAGCCACGCATGCTTGTGTTTTTCAATCACCTCTCGCTTACTCATCAATGAATGCTAGTCTAGAGTACAACTGTTTGGGGTGGTAGCTGAAGTACCCGCTCCGTACATGTGTGGTGTCTTCAGTCCCCGTGTCTGAGTTCTTTGCTAGTTAGTGGTCAGCTCTTGCTTCCCCACGCCGTAGCTGGACTCCCTGCCCGCGAGGACACTCACCATGGCCAGGCTTTCGACCTTGCTGTTCGCGGGCTGCAGGTGCAGGAAGTACTGTGTGAGAAACTGGTTTACCGTCGGGGCAGCCAGGTCGAAAGCAAGGACCTTGAGGACCAGGTGCTCCATGCGCAGGACCTGTTTCTTGGAATAGGTATCGTCTGTAATGTACACAAACTCTCCCACCTCGGGGGGGTATATTTCTTCAAACTTTCTAAAATGAGAAGAGTTTGAAATTGTAAGTCCTGAGGAGAAGCAAGCTTCCCAACTCACCCCTGAATTCCACTCACAGAACAAAGCCACTGCCCATCCACTGCAGCTCCTCAGACCCCGCCTGAGCGGCCCACATGAACCGCTGCTGTACATGCTGCGctccacacccccctcccccccccccccatctgtgcCTCACTCCCACATCAGCAGAGAAGCAGGATACACACTGTTCACCCAACAGCCCTCTGCGGAAGAGCACGGTACCCGGAAACTCAGTGCCAGCGCGGCCGCTTCCatgccacaccacaccacaccacagtcacctcctcctcctcagccgcCACACCACCGTGTCACCCCTCAAGTGGTGTCTGCCCCGTGGGACACCTCACATCGAACCCTGGACTTACGAGGCGAGCAGCATGGCAGCCGTGCCCACGAGCTGGAGCTTCCCTCTGAGCACGGACATGGCGGACAGGAAGCGGTCGATGTAGTTGACGGCCAGGTGCAGCGTCTCGTTCTGCAGCTTgtactcctcccccacctccaccagCCAGTCCACCAGGATGGCCCGCATGCTGTTGGTGATGTCGGGCTGCTTCTTCATGTAGCCCGCTTTGGGCTTGCACTTGACCTGGCGGGAGGGACACGGTCGGCAGGGCCGGTGACACTGCCTGCGCCCGGACCCCAGCCACCCGTGGGGCTGACGGCCAGGGGCTGCGGTCTGAGCCCggcacaggcaggaaaagcccGCGAGGTTCTTACCACCagggaaccaccaaaaagctcaagggGGAGCTGAGGCCCAAGTGGGGGAGTGcggcgcccaggctctgagttcaaagacaGATCCCCCAAAAGAAAATTGCAAAAAGGATTGTTATCATTCACACAATTGCCTCAAATAGTCCCAACACTGCACCGAGGTGGCTGCCCGGTAACGAAGCAtttcagtgtcaccccctccacTCCAGCCCCCCGCTGAGCGCTGCTCACCTCCATCTCCCGCAGGTATGCGTGGATGTCGGCATGGTACTCCGGCACTTCATTCACACTCGGCGGCTTCTCATCTTCCAGCACAATGGA
It encodes:
- the Ccna2 gene encoding cyclin-A2 — translated: MLGRSAPRAAARSAASALRTLPPAPPLEDQENQENVSPGKPAPAPQPRGQAAPAGLRAGPPARAAAPRPKTRRAAPLKDLPVNDEPVSNLPPWKEISKQPSFTIHVDEAPEEPQKQPPQPKATEREDVLAFNTAMALSDTRKPLVPLDFPMDGSFESPHAMDMSIVLEDEKPPSVNEVPEYHADIHAYLREMEVKCKPKAGYMKKQPDITNSMRAILVDWLVEVGEEYKLQNETLHLAVNYIDRFLSAMSVLRGKLQLVGTAAMLLASKFEEIYPPEVGEFVYITDDTYSKKQVLRMEHLVLKVLAFDLAAPTVNQFLTQYFLHLQPANSKVESLAMFLGELCLIDADPYLKYLPSMIAGAAFHLALYTLTGQSWPESLVRKTGYTLESLRPCLLDLHQTYLRAPQHAQQSIREKYRSAKYHGVSLLNPPETLSL